ACGCCAATGAACTGGTGCGCATGATGGTGGGCCGCCCGCTGAGCGATCTGTTCAATAAAGAACGCGATATTCCACTGGGTAGCGTGCGTCTGAATGTTCACCACCTGACGGATGGGGCCAAAGTTCAACCGGTGAGTTTACAGGTGAAATCTGGCGAAATCGTCGGGCTGGCGGGTCTGGTCGGTGCCGGGCGTTCCGAACTGGCACAACTCATTTTCGGGGTGCGCAAATCCACCGGTGGGAGCATCGAAATTGACGGCAAACCCGTCAAGATTCATTCACCTCGTGAAGCTATTCACCACGGCATTGGCTTTCTCACAGAAAACCGCAAAGAGCAGGGTTTGTTCCTCGAACTCGCCGCACAAGACAACATCACCATGGCAACAATTGAGCGTGACGCGCACTACGGCTGGCTCGACCGCAAAAAAGCCCAGACCATTTCTGACGATGCCATCAGCCTGCTGAATATCCGCGTACCCCATGCACAAGTTCGCGCTGGCGGTTTATCCGGCGGCAATCAGCAAAAGTTGCTGATTTCGCGCTGGGTGGCGATCGGCCCGCGTATTTTGATCCTCGATGAGCCCACGCGCGGTGTCGATGTCGGCGCGAAAAGCGAGATCTACCGAATCATGAGCCAGATGGCAAAACAGGGCGTGGCGATCCTGATGATCTCCAGCGAATTGCCGGAAATCGTCGGGATGAGCGACCGGGTTTATGTGATGCGCGAAGGTAGCATTGCGGGCGAATTACACCCCGCCGACATCACTCAAGAAAATATTATGACGCTGGCAACCGGTGTCGAAGATGCCCACAAAAAGGCGGTTCACCATGGCAATTGATCAACGTAAAGCAACGCCGCTGGCGCCAACCACACCGCAACACGTCGGCAAATCCGCCTCGTTGAAAAAAGCGTTATTCGGCGATTTGATGCAAACCGTCGGTATTTTGCCGATTTTGATCCTGATCGTGGCGGTATTTGGTTTTATTACGCCGAACTTTTTTACCGAATCTAACCTGCTGAACATTGCCCGCCAGTCGTCGATCAATATCGTTCTCGCCGCCGGGATGACTTTCATTATTTTGACCGGCGGTATCGACCTTTCTGTCGGCTCGATTCTTGGTACCACGGCGGTGACAGCAATGGTGGTTTCGCTGATGCCGGGCTGGGAGTCGCTGTCGATTCCTGCCGCGCTGATGATGGGCACCGGGCTTGGATTGTTTAATGGCATGTTGGTCGCCTGGGCAGGATTACCGCCATTTATCGTCACGCTCGGCACCTATACCGCTTTGCGCGGTGCGGCCTATTTGCTGGCTGACGGCACCACGGTGATTAATTCCAATATCAATTTTGAATGGATTGGTAACTCGTATCTGGGACCGATTCCATGGCTGGTAGTGATTGCGCTGGCGGTGATTGTAGTGTGCTGGTTCATCCTGCGGCGCACCACGCTCGGCGTTCATATTTATGCGGTCGGCGGCAACATGCAGGCGGCACGTCTGACGGGGATTAAAGTCTGGATGGTTCTGTTGTTCGTTTATGGCATGAGCGGGCTGCTTTCAGGCCTGGGCGGTGTGATGAGCGCATCGCGATTGTATAGCGCCAACGGCAACCTCGGCGCAGGTTATGAGTTGGATGCCATTGCGGCGGTCATTCTCGGTGGCACCAGTTTTGTCGGCGGTATTGGCACGATAACCGGCACGCTGGTTGGCGCATTGATTATCGCCACGCTCAACAATGGCATGACGTTAATGGGCGTTTCGTATTTCTGGCAACTGGTGATCAAGGGTGCGGTGATCATCATTGCGGTGCTGATCGACAAATACCGTACCCGTCACCATCAAAGTGCATAGCTGTATCCATAACAACAAAACTCAACCCTACGTGAGGAAAACAACATGCGTTTAAAGCTAATAGCCGCCGCACTCCTGATTGCGAGCGCGCCATTTGTTCAGGCAAAAGAATTGAAATCCATCGGAGTGACGGTGGGCGATCTCGCCAACCCGTTCTTCGTGCAGATTACCAAAGGGGCGGAGCTTGAAGCCCGCAAACTTGCAGGCGATAACGTGAAAGTGACGCTGGTTTCCAGCGGTTACGATCTCGGCCAGCAGGTTTCTCAAATTGATAATTTTATCGCCGCCAAAGTCGACATGATAATCCTCAACGCGGCGGACTCTAAAGGGATCGGCCCTGCGGTAAAACGCGCGAAAGATGCCGGGATCGTGGTGGTAGCGGTTGACGTTGCCGCGGAAGGTGCGGATGCAACGATCACGTCGAACAACACCCAGGCGGGCGAAATGGCCTGTAAGTACATTTCGGATCGCCTGAAAAACAAAGGCAATGTGGTGATCATCAACGGGCCTCCGGTTTCCGCCGTGCAGAACCGTGTTGAAGGCTGCGAAACCGAGTTTAAAAAGCATCCAGAGATCAAAGTGCTTTCATCTAACCAGAACGCCAAAGGCAGCCGTGAAGGTGGCCTGGAAGTGATGACGTCATTATTGGCGGCGAATCCGAAGATCGACGGCGTATTTGCGATCAACGATCCGACCGCGATCGGCGCCGATCTGGCAGCGAAACAAGCACAACGTAATGAGTTCTTTATTGTTGGCGTGGATGGCAGCCCGGATGCGGAAGAAGCGCTGAAACGTGGTGGAAGTACGCTGTTTGTGGCGACGCCTGCGCAAGATCCGCAAGTGATGGCGGCGAAAGCGGTAGAGATTGGTTATGACATTCTGCAAGGCAAACCTGCGCCGAAAGAGCCGGTGCTGATCCCGGTGACAATGATCGATAAAAACAATATCGGGACGTATAAGGGCTGGACGGTGAAATAACCTTTTCCCCTCACCCCGGCCCTCTCCCAAAGGAGAGGGGGAAAACCGTACCGTCCCTTCTACCTACGGAGAGAGGGAAATCGTGAATCCCCTCTCCGCACTGTCCCCTCTCCCCGTGGGAGAGGGTTAGGGTGAG
The nucleotide sequence above comes from Buttiauxella selenatireducens. Encoded proteins:
- a CDS encoding sugar ABC transporter ATP-binding protein, translated to MNRVPILEMRNIAKSFGKFYALKGVDLTVFPGEIHALMGENGAGKSTLMKILAGAYTATSGEILIEGVPYSIKGPKDALSAGITLIYQEMQLAPNLTVAENIFLGSELSRGGLVKRKEMAMQAQTVIDRLGAQFKASDLVSRLTIAEQQQVEIARALHRKSRILVMDEPTAALSSRETHRLFELIMRLRDEGMAIIYISHRMAEVYELSDRVSVLRDGQYVGSLTRENLNANELVRMMVGRPLSDLFNKERDIPLGSVRLNVHHLTDGAKVQPVSLQVKSGEIVGLAGLVGAGRSELAQLIFGVRKSTGGSIEIDGKPVKIHSPREAIHHGIGFLTENRKEQGLFLELAAQDNITMATIERDAHYGWLDRKKAQTISDDAISLLNIRVPHAQVRAGGLSGGNQQKLLISRWVAIGPRILILDEPTRGVDVGAKSEIYRIMSQMAKQGVAILMISSELPEIVGMSDRVYVMREGSIAGELHPADITQENIMTLATGVEDAHKKAVHHGN
- a CDS encoding ABC transporter substrate-binding protein — protein: MRLKLIAAALLIASAPFVQAKELKSIGVTVGDLANPFFVQITKGAELEARKLAGDNVKVTLVSSGYDLGQQVSQIDNFIAAKVDMIILNAADSKGIGPAVKRAKDAGIVVVAVDVAAEGADATITSNNTQAGEMACKYISDRLKNKGNVVIINGPPVSAVQNRVEGCETEFKKHPEIKVLSSNQNAKGSREGGLEVMTSLLAANPKIDGVFAINDPTAIGADLAAKQAQRNEFFIVGVDGSPDAEEALKRGGSTLFVATPAQDPQVMAAKAVEIGYDILQGKPAPKEPVLIPVTMIDKNNIGTYKGWTVK
- a CDS encoding ABC transporter permease subunit; amino-acid sequence: MAIDQRKATPLAPTTPQHVGKSASLKKALFGDLMQTVGILPILILIVAVFGFITPNFFTESNLLNIARQSSINIVLAAGMTFIILTGGIDLSVGSILGTTAVTAMVVSLMPGWESLSIPAALMMGTGLGLFNGMLVAWAGLPPFIVTLGTYTALRGAAYLLADGTTVINSNINFEWIGNSYLGPIPWLVVIALAVIVVCWFILRRTTLGVHIYAVGGNMQAARLTGIKVWMVLLFVYGMSGLLSGLGGVMSASRLYSANGNLGAGYELDAIAAVILGGTSFVGGIGTITGTLVGALIIATLNNGMTLMGVSYFWQLVIKGAVIIIAVLIDKYRTRHHQSA